The Planctomycetia bacterium genome segment CGCCGACGAGGTGATTGTCGTCGCCGACAGCAGCAAATTCGGCCGCCAAAGCCTGGCGCATTTGTGCGAGTTAGGCGAAGTCCAACACGTCGTCGTCGACCACGAGATCACGGAACCTTGGCGGAAGCGATTGGAAGACGCGGGCGTGAAATTGTGGGTGGCGGAGCAAGTCTAGTTTGGGTTTAGTTTTCAGTTTTGTTGTGCCGCCGTTGATTTATCAGCTTCGATTTCCAGCGATACAGTTGCGAGTTACTCGCTCCCCACTGAAAACTGAACACTGAAAACTTCAAACTCCCCCATGTCCACCACCACGCTTGATCGCTCGACCGTTGAACGCATTGTGCGCGAGATCGTCTTGCGCCAGGTGGGCGGACCGAAATCAGACCCGAACTTGGTGGTCAGCATCTCGGCGCGGCACGTGCATTTGACGGATGAACATGTCGAAGTGTTGTTCGGCTCTGGCGCCAAACTGACACCTGGCAAGCCGCTCTATCAGGACGGCTTTTACGCCGCCGAGGAAACCGTGATGGTCGTCGGCCCACGGCGACGCATGCTGCCGACGGTGCGGGTGCTCGGCCCGACGCGTCCCTTTAGCCAAGTGGAACTGGCCTTCACCGACACGATCTCCCTTGGCATCGACGCCCCCGTCCGCCCCAGCGGCAAGATCGATGGCACGCCCGGCTGCGTGCTCGTCGGCCCCAAAGGCGTCGTCGAGTTGACACATGGCGTGATCCGCGCAGAACGGCACGTCCACATGAACCTGGAACACGCGGCCCACTACGGCGTCAAGAATGGCGACCGCATGAGCCTGCGCATTGAATCAACCTGCACGACGACGTTCGAGGACCTCCTCGTGCGAGCCGACAAGTCCAGCAAACTGGAAGTCCACGTCGACACCGACGAAGGGAACGCGGCCGACCTGGATCACGCGAAGAGCGTGAGATTATTGAAACAGAAATGATGAGTGATGAGAGATGCGTGGGGACGGACAAGAAACTCATCACGCATCACTAAATCGAAATTCACCCCCTAATTCACAGCAACACCAATTCCCGGAGACCCCACGCGATGGCCAAAGTGATGGAAGCGCTCGGCATGATTGAAACCAAGGGCTTTATCGCCTTGGTGGAAGCGACCGATGCGATGTTGAAAGCCGCAAATGTCGAATTCCTCGGTTGGGACAAGGTCGGCAGCGGCCTCGTCACGGCGTTTGTCACGGGCGACGTCGCCGCGGTGAAAGCCGCCACCGACGCTGGCGCCGCGGCGGCCGGACGCTTGGGCGAAGTCCTTAGCGTGCAAGTCATCCCCCGCCCGCACGAAGACCTTGGCGTCGTCCTGCCGGCGACCGTGACGAAGACGAGCAAGTAGCGTGCTAGCTGTTGTGGCATGGTCTCCCGACCGTGCCACCGACCCGACCGAAGGTCTCCCATCTCCGGCATCACGGCCCCCCCGTGGCACGGTCGGGAGACCGTGCCACAACACGTTGGACTCAGTACATCGCATTCACTCACAACCTCAGCTCAATACAAAACCATGAACGACGCGATTGGATTGTTGGAAACGAAGGGCCTTGTCGCCCTGGTCGAAGCGACCGACGCCATGGCGAAGGCCGCGAATGTGCAAATCGTCAAGAAGATCCCGATCGGCGGCGGCCTGGTCACGACCGTCGTGCAGGGCGATGTCGGCAGCGTCCGCGCGGCCGTTGAAGCCGGCGCCACGGCCGCTCGCCAGGTCGGCGAACTGATCGGCAGCCACGTGATCCCGCGCCCGGCCGAGGGCTTGGTCCGCGCGTATCTGTCGTAATGAGCAGCATGACGGGTGCTGGGTGCCACTGGCGGCTTGTCCGCCAGTGCCGGAGTTGACGCAGCCTCACACTGGCGGACAAGCCGCCAGTGGCACCCGTCGAATTCGAAAACCAAGCTTAGAGAATGCGGTAGCAAGTTTACGAACGAGGAACGGGTTCGAGTTGGAAGCAGGAGGCTGAAACCGATGAAGATTCTGGTCGCGAACTTGGGTTCGACGAGCTTTAAGTACCGCCTGTTCGATATGTCGGACGAGCGGCAACTGGCGCGCGGCGGAACCGAGCGGATCGGCGGCGCGGAGAGTCGCACCAAGGTGGAGATCGGCGCGTTTCGCGACGAATCGGTCGCGCAAGTGCCCGATCACGCCGCGGCGGTGCGAGCCTGTCTCGCGCAATTGACGGCGCCCGAAACCGGGTGCCTCAAGAGCGCCGACGAAGTGGCCTCGATCGGTTTCAAAGCGGTGCATGGAGGTCGATACAGCGGAGTGCAACGGGTCACGCCCGACGTGCTCGCGGCGATGGAAGAGATGAGTCGCGTGGCGCCGGCGCACAACCCGCCCTACATCGCGGCGATGCGATTGTTGAGCAAAAAACTGCCGGAGATTCCCTTGGTCGCAGCCTTCGAAACCGGGTTTCACGAGACGATTCCCGCCCGGAATCGGACGTACGCCATTCCACACCAGTGGAGTGAGGAATTCTCCGTACGCCGCTGGGGCTTCCACGGCGCGAGCCATCGCTACATCGCTACGCGAATCGCCGAACTGCTGGGCCGCAGCGACCTGCGCGTGATCTCCTGCCACCTGGGCGGTTCGGCGTCGATCTGCGCGATCCGCGACGGCAAGAGCGTCGCCACCAGCATGGGCATGAGCCCACAGACCGGCCTGCCGCACAACAACCGCGTCGGCGATTTCGATGTGTTCGCGCTGCCAGTCATCATGCAGCGCACAGGCAAGTCGCTCGATGATGTCCTCGACGACCTGGCGGAGCGCAGCGGCCTCGCCGGCCTAAGCGACACCAGCGGCGACGTGCGCGACTTGGAAGCAGGCGTCGCCAACGGCAATGCTCGCGCGCAACTGGGATTGGATGTCTTCGTCAGCGCGGTGAGGCATTACCTCGGCGCGTACCTGGTCGAACTCGGCGGCGCGGACGCCATCGTATTCACCGGCGGCATTGGCGAAAACGGCACAAAAATCCGCGCCGCGATCTGCGAGAACCTGATG includes the following:
- a CDS encoding BMC domain-containing protein, with product MAKVMEALGMIETKGFIALVEATDAMLKAANVEFLGWDKVGSGLVTAFVTGDVAAVKAATDAGAAAAGRLGEVLSVQVIPRPHEDLGVVLPATVTKTSK
- a CDS encoding phosphate propanoyltransferase, producing the protein MSTTTLDRSTVERIVREIVLRQVGGPKSDPNLVVSISARHVHLTDEHVEVLFGSGAKLTPGKPLYQDGFYAAEETVMVVGPRRRMLPTVRVLGPTRPFSQVELAFTDTISLGIDAPVRPSGKIDGTPGCVLVGPKGVVELTHGVIRAERHVHMNLEHAAHYGVKNGDRMSLRIESTCTTTFEDLLVRADKSSKLEVHVDTDEGNAADLDHAKSVRLLKQK
- a CDS encoding BMC domain-containing protein encodes the protein MNDAIGLLETKGLVALVEATDAMAKAANVQIVKKIPIGGGLVTTVVQGDVGSVRAAVEAGATAARQVGELIGSHVIPRPAEGLVRAYLS
- a CDS encoding acetate/propionate family kinase yields the protein MKILVANLGSTSFKYRLFDMSDERQLARGGTERIGGAESRTKVEIGAFRDESVAQVPDHAAAVRACLAQLTAPETGCLKSADEVASIGFKAVHGGRYSGVQRVTPDVLAAMEEMSRVAPAHNPPYIAAMRLLSKKLPEIPLVAAFETGFHETIPARNRTYAIPHQWSEEFSVRRWGFHGASHRYIATRIAELLGRSDLRVISCHLGGSASICAIRDGKSVATSMGMSPQTGLPHNNRVGDFDVFALPVIMQRTGKSLDDVLDDLAERSGLAGLSDTSGDVRDLEAGVANGNARAQLGLDVFVSAVRHYLGAYLVELGGADAIVFTGGIGENGTKIRAAICENLMALGVELDATKNAQAKGETNLHAATSRTQLWIVPTNEEIVVARQAKELLERQ